In a genomic window of Lycium ferocissimum isolate CSIRO_LF1 chromosome 9, AGI_CSIRO_Lferr_CH_V1, whole genome shotgun sequence:
- the LOC132031978 gene encoding uncharacterized protein LOC132031978 gives MKSLGKIVGSHSISIKQLESQLGQISATLNQRQKGTLPSDTVANPKNYGDHKCHAITTRSGKTIGGEMLVKNNVVVDEEKIVEEPIGVEEEVTSKKKRASIEKPIIVEDGPEIDAALKGEKAVEKMPRALPPVPKPLPPFPQRLAKKADDGKFFKFIERLKGLLINIPLVEAAEQMPGYAKCMKDLVTKRRHVSFEMVGVTHHCSSIVKKALVQKKEDPGAFTIPCAIGMYKFAKALCDLGASINLMLFAIFNKLGLGTPRPTTMRLLMADRTMKKPIAILYDVQVRVDRFIFSADFVIFDCEVDFKVPIILGRPFLATGHALVDVERGDLKFRMNDEEVTFHICKSMKQPTNISVVSVIDIIDEAIETTVEHEHVGDMLTAVIMNYVGENKEEFEETFNALSGLGLYHLLYPI, from the coding sequence atgaaaAGCTTGGGGAAAATTGTAGGTTCTCATTCAATATCCATCAAGCAATTAGAGTcgcaacttggccaaatctcgGCCACTCTCAACCAAAGACAAAAGGGCACACTCCCTAGTGACACGGTGGCAAATCCAAAGAATTATGGTGACCATAAGTGCCATGCAATCACTACTAGGAGTGGCAAGACAATTGGGGGAGAGATGTTGGTGAAAAATAATGTGGTGGTCGATGAAGAGAAAATAGTTGAAGAACCCATCGGTGTTGAGGAAGAAGTGACTTCAAAGAAAAAGCGCGCTAGTATTGAAAAAcccataattgttgaagatggTCCGGAAATTGATGCAGCTTTGAAAGGCGAGAAAGCGGTAGAGAAGATGCCAAGGGCTTTACCGCCCGTTCCAAAGCCTCTTCCTCCATTTCCTCAACGATTAGCAAAGAAAGCGGATGATGGAAAATTTTTCAAGTTTATCGAGAGATTGAAAGGGCTTTTAATTAACATTCCCTTAGTGGAAGCAGCTGAACAAATGCCCGGTTATGCCAAATGCATGAAAGATCTTGTAACCAAGAGGAGACATGTTAGTTTTGAAATGGTGGGAGTTACACATCATTGTAGCTCTATTGTGAAGAAGGCCTTGGTTCAAAAGAAGGAAGATCCGGGAGCTTTCACCATTCCTTGTGCAATTGGGATGTATAAATTTGCCAAAGCACTATGTGATCTTGGAGCAAGCATTAACTTGATGCTGTTCGCTATTTTCAACAAGTTGGGTTTGGGCACTCCCCGACCCACAACAATGAGATTGCTAATGGCAGATAGAACCATGAAGAAACCAATTGCTATCCTCTATGATGTGCAAGTGAGAGTTGATCGATTCATTTTTTCGGCCGACTTTGTGATCTTTGATTGTGAAGTTGATTTCAAGGTACCCATAATATTGGGAAGACCTTTCTTGGCCACGGGACATGCTCTTGTAGATGTGGAGAGGGGTGATCTAAAATTTAGAATGAATGATGAAGAGGTCACTTTCCATATTTGCAAGTCAATGAAACAACCAACGAATATAAGTGTTGTATCGGTTATTGATATAATTGATGAAGCCATAGAGACAACCGTTGAGCATGAACATGTGGGTGATATGTTGACGGCGGTGATAATGAACTATGTAGGGGAAAATAAAGAAGAGTTCGAGGAGACATTTAATGCATTGAGTGGGTTGGGTTTATATCacttgttataccccatttaa